In Strigops habroptila isolate Jane chromosome 2, bStrHab1.2.pri, whole genome shotgun sequence, one genomic interval encodes:
- the IFNAR2 gene encoding interferon alpha/beta receptor 2, with the protein MDVPMHFYQLVFISILSMACRSLPERFLGEPPQNLQMESYNFQHILSWQAKSDPTMPTYYRVLYTDRRSWKTAKQCSNITQLSCNLTDDFKQVNTQYSALVQSCVGNEEFNSPVLHFVPVTDTFLGPPEVNISSCLNCINVTIKLPTSYLRENEKLLSLIDIYQELDYDITLKTLDGEHKRPREKTTEDVFNTVIEELYPNRNYCVSVMVTASLNKHSIPSAWKCVTADSVAQQDYHTVVITCAVCFSLMLAGALKCMHAGGYILQNKLLPRTLVFIRRLAYPPWTFESEKIASIEIIYKEVKKKANESSGDVSDEDESDDSDVISNHDYTRRDILNRVPHSSGMPDASVQYSTNSVCDDSSSQASENPGTDPEDVEEQELGIEEDKVTSRELLNPFSEANCNYSSRPRDSACFTINLKTVLLGTSEENVDSSAALLSSQEDAADWQCTHAVEAKLLDDTESVQKPHCHNDSHEWQNSSPSSDESDLSDSDMYPKNEYIRR; encoded by the exons ATGGATGTACCGATGCATTTTTATCAACTTG TGTTCATCAGCATTCTGTCCATGGCTTGTCGCAGCTTGCCTG aAAGATTTCTGGGAGAGCCACCTCAAAACCTACAAATGGAATCTTACAATTTTCAGCACATTTTGTCCTGGCAGGCAAAAAGTGATCCAACTATGCCAACATACTATCGTGTGCTGTACACTGACCGCAG GAGCTGGAAGACTGCTAAACAATGTTCAAATATTACACAACTCTCCTGTAATCTGACAGATGATTTTAAACAGGTGAACACTCAGTATTCTGCATTGGTTCAGAGCTGTGTAGGAAATGAAGAATTCAATTCTCCTGTACTTCATTTTGTGCCAGTTACTGACA cATTCCTGGGACCACCAGAAGTTAATATCAGTTCCTGTCTAAACTGCATAAATGTCACCATAAAGCTGCCAACCTCTTActtgagagaaaatgaaaagctactGTCTTTAATTGATATATATCAAGAGCTTGATTATGATATAACACTGAAAACACTTGATGGAGAGCATAag AGGCCACGTGAGAAAACCACTGAAGATGTTTTTAATACTGTCATTGAAGAATTGTATCCAAATAGAAATTACTGTGTGTCTGTTATGGTCACTGCATCTCTAAACAAACATTCCATCCCGTCAGCCTGGAAATGTGTAACTGCAGACTCTGTAGCTCAACAAG atTATCATACAGTTGTAATCACATGTGCTGTATGTTTTTCACTGATGTTAGCTGGTGCCCTGAAATGTATGCATGCAGGAGGCtatattcttcaaaataaattacttccaCGTACTTTG GTATTCATCAGGAGGTTAGCCTATCCACCTTGGACATTTGAATCTGAAAAAATAGCCTCTATAGAGATCATTTacaaagaggttaaaaaaaaggcaaatgaatcCAGTGGTGATGTCAGCGATGAAGATGAGAGCGATGACAGTGATGTCATAAGTAATCATGACTATACAAGGCGTGATATCTTAAATAGAGTACCTCATTCCTCTGGCATGCCAGATGCATCCGTGCAGTACTCGACAAATAGCGTGTGTgatgacagcagcagccaggcaagTGAAAATCCAGGCACTGACCCAGAAGATGTTGAAGAGCAAGAGTTGGGCATTGAAGAAGACAAAGTCACAAGTCGAGAGTTGCTTAATCCTTTCTCTGAGGCAAATTGTAACTATTCTTCGAGGCCAAGGGACAGTGCTTGCTTTACCATTAACTTAAAAACTGTGCTGTTGGGAACCTCTGAAGAGAATGTGGATAGTTCTgcagctcttctttcttcccaagAAGATGCAGCTGATTGGCAATGTACTCATGCTGTTGAAGCAAAACTCCTGGATGACACAGAAAGTGTGCAGAAACCCCACTGTCATAATGACTCTCACGAGTGGCAAaactcctctccttcctctgatGAAAGTGACTTATCAGATTCAGATATGTACCCAAAAAATGAATACATAAGAAGATGA